The Ornithodoros turicata isolate Travis unplaced genomic scaffold, ASM3712646v1 Chromosome17, whole genome shotgun sequence genome has a window encoding:
- the LOC135372842 gene encoding uncharacterized protein LOC135372842: MGITWTLTEENITVTRLDKTVTANTRSKLMSTFRGQLSVERDQRLQSLPNQGKTMTCVAQDRSSSHFFRTGSYTRFTDWRFIHKAKLNLLPVNGARPWDHKNDKTCRRCGYQTETLPHVLNHCMTHSRTYTDRHNRIVERVKTAAIAKYTITHENRDVGGLGLRRDLVIARGEEAIILDVTCPFDNGQEAFTTAREEKLRNYQPVVEYLRRRYQKVTVDAIVVGSLGCWDTRNDRIMRRLCSRNYLRLFKRLAVSDVIAASRDVYAKHIAGISA, from the coding sequence ATGGGGATAACGTGGACTCTGACCGAGGAGAACATTACTGTTACGAGGCTGGACAAAACAGTAACTGCCAACACACGCAGTAAGTTAATGTCAACATTTAGAGGCCAGTTGTCAGTAGAACGGGACCAGCGGCTGCAGAGCCTTCCCAACCAGGGAAAGACAATGACTTGTGTTGCGCAAGACAGATCGAGCTCGCACTTTTTCCGAACGGGATCCTACACTCGTTTCACTGACTGGAGGTTCATTCACAAAGCCAAGCTAAACCTCCTACCGGTGAATGGTGCAAGGCCGTGGGACCACAAGAACGACAAGACCTGCAGAAGGTGTGGATACCAGACAGAAACACTCCCTCATGTTCTCAATCACTGCATGACCCACAGCCGCACCTACACGGACAGGCACAACCGCATTGTAGAGCGCGTCAAGACAGCAGCCATAGCCAAGTACACAATAACCCACGAAAACAGGGACGTTGGTGGTCTTGGCCTCCGACGAGACCTCGTAATCGCTCGTGGTGAAGAGGCTATCATTCTAGATGTCACATGCCCTTTCGACAACGGACAAGAGGCCTTCACAACTGCCAGAGAAGAGAAGCTGAGAAACTACCAACCTGTGGTGGAATACCTCAGGAGACGGTATCAGAAGGTAACCGTAGACGCTATCGTGGTTGGGTCTCTTGGATGCTGGGACACCAGAAATGACAGGATTATGAGAAGGCTGTGTTCAAGAAATTACCTGCGTCTCTTCAAGCGTCTAGCGGTCAGCGACGTCATCGCCGCTTCACGTGATGTTTACGCCAAGCATATAGCTGGAATTAGTGCCTAA